AACTATCAGGTTAATTAAGTTGGTCTAAAAGAGCATGATCATACATGCATCTAAACTAGGCTCCTCGGTTTTGATAAGCAGAGCTCTAATAAGAACATATGATGCAGTAAAACCATCAATATTACATGTACAAGAAAATTTTGCATAAAAATATCATTATACACATTCAATGCAAGAAACACAAGGATGCACCAGtatcttttttaatttataaCTTGATGACTGGATGGTCCAATTTCTCAGTTAGAAGCAAGACAATGAGCAGCTGAGAGCACAGGCATCCATTACCTTATTGTTAGGAACTTCAGTCTTGCGAGACATCGTGCCCAAATCTGCTGGAGGTACCATGGCGCTTTGATCACCCTGTCCGTCACCATTTACCAGTTCTTGAGTTTCTGGCTTATGTAACTCTTTTCCTGTGTCAGCAGCCACTGCATACGCTAGCCAGTAACCATGTTATTAACTGAATCAGAACTTTTTAAAAGATTCATAAGCACTGAAACAAACTGAGGCAATCAACTCTTGAAACTATTGCTTTCAAACGTACAAATAGACTAAATACCCAACccaaaagtaaagagcttaaataaAATGAAAAATCACATCAGGACCACTTCATTGTTGATTATGCATATAACATATAAAATTATTACCAAGTGGATACATAAGGCATGTAGTAGAGCAACCAAAGACAGCAAATAGCACCTCCCAAAAGACATAATTGGCCATCCCATCAATTATGAATAATATCTATAAAATTAGTTGttctaaaattaataaaaaatctctaACTTTCAGATGCTCAGAACCCGAACAAAAGATGTCCTAACCCACCAACCCTTGATATAAACCGACAAGCATGTGCTCGAATGAATCTACCAGATAAATTTCAAAAAAGAATGAGAAGATTCAATACCGGAACCATCCAACTCTCCACCAGATTGAAACTCCTGGGCATCAAACTTCACATCAACCGCCCCTGGCTCCTCTACCTTTGGCTCACCGCTTTCTGCAATGTCCGATTTCACCTCATCTGCCAAAGTAACAGTAAGCAGTGCCACAGCGGATGCGTCTTAAAATCAAAAGAAACAATAAGCAATAGAGAAttccaaataaagaaaaaaatgaaactcCAACAACGAACAAATCAAAGCAGAAGGCGCTTAAAGCGAGCGAGCAATTACCAGAGCGATCCACAAATCCACCCGCGGCGGCGACCTCCCCATCGCCCGATCCGGGCTCGTCAGCGGCAAGGGCCGGGGCATCGGCGGAGACCTCCTGCTTCTTGAGGGGTGCCTCTTCGTCGCCTTCGCGGGGTTCGAGATCATCTAGCTTCCGCTTGTGATCTCCGGCGGCTGTCACGGTCCCATCAGCCATGGCGGGGGATTCGTCGTCCTTCGGTGCTTCCGCTCCTCCCAGGGCCTCCGCTTCTTCTTGTACTTCTTCTACCACCTGAGCGATCGCCAACTCCACTCCGGAATCCGCCATTGGAGAAAGCTCCGAGGGGTGGGAAATTAGGCTTAGGGTTTGAGGTCGAAGGGAGAGGCTCGGGATAGGGTTTTTGAACGGGTCTACGGATGTGGTGTATGGAACGCCTGCTTATTTATAGTGATAGAGTTTGGGCCGTCAGAGGGCTTTAACTTCGTTATAGAGTTAATGGGCTTAAATATGGGCTTAGAAATAGGCCCATATTGGCCTGTACATTTCATGATAATTCTGGAAATAATCTATTAGTGGTggaattaatattataatttatatcttagTTTTATTTCTATCCATTTCGGATAATAAATCACAATAAAATTAaactatatgtatacaaataaaaatatatattgcaTTAGCAGAAGTTTTTAGGCAATTTAGGATAACGAAACCAGATTTTATTGACGTAGAAATCTATTCAAGCCCTCGTGAATCCTAAAAGCAATTGCTGTTCTCTCTAAGGGTGGGAGCTCCCCTTTCCATCCCTCGCATGCACGTGCCTTACGTGAAGGCCATGCAACCTCGTGCCATGAGCGACGCCATCTTCCTGCTCGCCAGCTACGGCTTCGTCGGCATGCCCTACCTGGCCGCCGGCAGGCTTGCTCATCGTGTGCGCCAGCACCGACATCGCGCGTGATTGCCTCATCAGTACTGCGTCCGTGGACGGATCCTGAGACAGCAGTATCTCGTAGCCGTCGTAGTACGACTCCATCCCGTCCGCCATCACTTGCCACACCAACCCGCCGCTGAGCGACCCGCCGCCGCTCCTTGCCAAGTTGTATATGTCGGTGCAGATGGCGTTGATGTACACGTCCCGGAGGTTCTCGGTGTAGCCGGGGTCCTTCTTCGACAACCCGAACTCGGTGAGCACCAGTGGCTTCTTCAGTATCTTCGTGGCGTCGTCCCAGTGGCTCCACATCCACCGCTGAGCGAAGGCGGTCTGCGATGCGTCGTCCTGCGCAGCGAGCCTGAAACCAGGGAGGGTGAGTTTGTGCGCttcgatcaaacctttgagggaaAGAGCTAATTAGCTAGGTTACCAAACGTCTGGGTACGCATGGATAGTGGCAAAGTCGATCTCGTCGATGAGATTGCTGGTGATGAAGTCTGTGCCAACTTGGTAACCGGGATTGTACTGCTTCTTCTCCGGCATGGAGTCTCCGTAGAATCCTTCCATTCCTATCTCTAGCATGTGTTTGCTGTCCAGCGACTTTGTGTAACTTGCCATCTCTTGAACCCAGGCCTGTCCAGAGTGAGAGAAATATATGAGAAATTAAGATTAAGATTGCTTCTTGAAGGTGTCAAAAGAAGAGTGAAGAAAAGATCATGGGTGGTGATGCTCACGTTCACCGTTTTCCCTGAGTAATCTGCCTGGCAACGAGGCTCGTTTATTAGTTCCCATGCCATGATCGTTGGGTCGTCTTTGTAGGCTACGTTGGTGATGGTGTTGATTCTTGTTAACACTCTCTGCAATTGATTTCAGCAGGAGAGAATTGCACTCGCATGTCTGCTTTGCATCAAATGCATGCACGTAAAATGCTGAAAATAGAAGGTGTTCTTTACTGCTTATACCTGGACATGGTTCTTGTAGTATCCCTTCACAACCGGATTGGTATAGAAATCGTCTTCACCACCGACAGCAGCACCTGCATTGCTCGCCCATTGCACGTACTGAGCTCTGCCTCCGAAGTCTTTGTAATTGTTCACCAGACTCAGGATCAAGCGAACACCATGACTTTGAGCCTCCGAGACCACAAAATCCAGTCCCTAATGCACAAACAGTCGAGCAAAGTTGCATTTTTAGTCAAATCATTAAGCTCGTACGATTGACGAGAGCCATCGAAGCACCTGAAACACTCGCTCATCGTACACTCCGGGTGAGATCTGGAGAGCTCCATCGCCTCCGTCGCTGAACGCCCACGTCCGGCAAACAGTGAGCCCTGCGGCGGCAGCTTCGCCGAGCACCTGCGAGACCTTCGCCCGCTCGGCGGGTTGGGACGCGACAGTCATCATCCAGTACGAGTTGAACCCGTTGAAGAGGTACGGGGAGCCGTCGAGGACGAACTGCGTGCCTTGCCTCTCAACAAAGGAGCTGCTGCCGGGAGCAGCGATCGCCAAGAACGCGAGAGCACCCAACAGAAGGCAGAGAACAGCGCAAAGCTTGGCCATCTTGTTGTGGAAGAACTGCTGCTTGGTGTGGGCAGAGTGGAGCCCGGGGTTGGTATTTATAGGGTGCAGGGATGGAGCTCTTTCATCTTGTAAAGCTGCGAGAGAGTGCAGACTCGATGGGGTCTTTTTTCGGTGGTCTAAATAATATATTGGAGCACAATCCACCATTATCGCATAGGTCTTCGAGAAGAGTACCGAggaggccgaggaggaggaggagcagaggaagaagaagtagAAATAGAGCATGAGAGAATGGTGGGCGGAAAAAGCGGGCGAGTCCGTTGGCGGGAAAAGGGAAGGAATTGGTTTGGGTGACGGTGGAGGCCCATGTGGGCCGTTATGTGACGTCGGGTTGGCTTCCTGAAGGGTATATTTCGCGTACATTCGAGTTACGTGCAAGTTAACGTGTTGCCAGTTTGAGCTCGACTCGAAGGGATTGGTATTCCGAGCTCAATCTGACGACCCGAACTAACACATTTGAGTAACGGTCAAGTTAACGTGTTGAGAGGACAACATGCCATGTGAGGATGGTTGCCAGTATGAGGAGTCTGTTAGGTCGTGTAGTCGAAATTAATGATCGTATTCCAAAATAGTGTGAAATATTAAATCGAAAATATattgtaaaataatattaaaagaacTAGTAAAATTGTAATTAATGAAGAAAATCTCAGTGATAAAAAGCCTAAATTTCCTACTcaatttttcataaatataatattgaacCTCTGAAAGACACAACACATGCAAATGTCTCAATCTTCAATAGCTCATTTTCGATGATGACTCGGGCATCGAAACATGCGGTCTACCATTTCTGAGTTTAAATTAAATATGGATAATGCTTGGTACCACTTATCCGACACCAGGAACGTGGCCTCACGTGGCATCGTGACTTGTTGCATGAACCACCAACTTACTTGGTTTATTTATCTACAGCTGTCTATTCCGATGCACTGTTTCCTTATGTCTGTTAGCAAATAAATAGATAGTACTTaaacttaaaattttaatttttataatttagtaataatcatataaataagttATTGAGTTAATATATGCCTTCAACAC
This genomic stretch from Musa acuminata AAA Group cultivar baxijiao chromosome BXJ3-9, Cavendish_Baxijiao_AAA, whole genome shotgun sequence harbors:
- the LOC135648860 gene encoding mannan endo-1,4-beta-mannosidase 5-like: MVDCAPIYYLDHRKKTPSSLHSLAALQDERAPSLHPINTNPGLHSAHTKQQFFHNKMAKLCAVLCLLLGALAFLAIAAPGSSSFVERQGTQFVLDGSPYLFNGFNSYWMMTVASQPAERAKVSQVLGEAAAAGLTVCRTWAFSDGGDGALQISPGVYDERVFQGLDFVVSEAQSHGVRLILSLVNNYKDFGGRAQYVQWASNAGAAVGGEDDFYTNPVVKGYYKNHVQRVLTRINTITNVAYKDDPTIMAWELINEPRCQADYSGKTVNAWVQEMASYTKSLDSKHMLEIGMEGFYGDSMPEKKQYNPGYQVGTDFITSNLIDEIDFATIHAYPDVWLAAQDDASQTAFAQRWMWSHWDDATKILKKPLVLTEFGLSKKDPGYTENLRDVYINAICTDIYNLARSGGGSLSGGLVWQVMADGMESYYDGYEILLSQDPSTDAVLMRQSRAMSVLAHTMSKPAGGQVGHADEAVAGEQEDGVAHGTRLHGLHVRHVHARDGKGSSHP